Proteins from one Acropora muricata isolate sample 2 chromosome 9, ASM3666990v1, whole genome shotgun sequence genomic window:
- the LOC136928133 gene encoding uncharacterized protein — protein MFVLVLLICFSCTYHCTNAFCERLYKNPFWSPKTAKQRASEADIVIYGNVSESPCVKPIFRYQPVGTVSPPSNSTNSTSSFQPTTTPSVNNNTELRNNTNVCLSRGLYNVTLTVLCVIKGGTVPREVHLTNLGFGPEMCTYFTYNYVETIQSFHVYRGLTYLIFLGRDKGRSDREGFWPHNVNLQFAAMEITDEKFLKPIFEVAGGHAHSPPGMLANETLSICTPYIAGTGTNHMKVLSLLFLLFLSGQTLM, from the exons ATGTTTGTTCTGGTTTTGCTAATTTGCTTCTCGTGTACATACCATTGCACGAACGCATTCTGCGAACGTCTCTACAAGAACCCATTTTGGTCACCGAAGACGGCAAAGCAACGAGCTTCTGAGGCTGACATTGTCATCTATGGTAACGTTAGTGAAAGCCCGTGTGTCAAGCCGATATTCCGATACCAACCAGTTGGCACAGTATCTCCACCATCGAACTCCACGAACTCAACAAGCAGCTTTCAGCCGACAACAACGCCCAGCGTGAACAACAACACAGAGCTGAGGAATAATACCAATGTCTGTCTGTCCCGCGGGCTGTATAACGTAACACTCACAGTCCTCTGTGTAATCAAAGGGGGAACTGTCCCGCGTGAGGTGCACTTGACTAATCTTGGTTTTGGTCCTGAAATGTGTACCTACTTCACCTATAACTACGTGGAGACGATCCAGTCGTTTCACGTGTACAGAGGCCTTACCTATCTTATCTTCTTGGGGCG GGACAAAGGACGCTCCGACCGCGAGGGGTTCTGGCCTCACAATGTCAACCTACAATTTGCTGCAATGGAGATCACGGATGAGAAGTTTCTAAAACCCATATTTGAAGTTGCTGGTGGGCATGCGCACAGTCCCCCAGGAATGTTGGCAAATGAGACTCTTAGCATTTGTACTCCATATATCGCGGGCACAGGGACTAATCACATGAAAGTTCTCTcgctgttgttcttgttgtttctgAGCGGACAAACTTTGATGTAG
- the LOC136928132 gene encoding uncharacterized protein, which translates to MLLPRVTMTLTILLSASWVMLCDAICKVPKDVKEWMEKSLTDRAKASDIIIYGEVVYSPCWKPGYVKPTTPTTIFSGNTSTNASINATVSTPQMQTVNATTVPTTPPYKCSSEFYNATIKVLCVIKGGSVPLFILLEGLGQGSGVCLDESYHDYHAYNQLKYLIFMGRAKDMRSPWPFWINPVNHQSAVTEVSDESILESIFEIAGRNAHLPSGGTELTSGGICKPYVSSADDSCPVYASFLLLLAFFAGLVPTS; encoded by the exons ATGCTACTGCCGAGAGTAACTATGACCTTAACGATTCTTCTCTCGGCATCTTGGGTTATGTTGTGCGACGCAATTTGTAAGGTTCCCAAGGATGTTAAAGAGTGGATGGAAAAAAGCCTTACCGATCGTGCGAAGGCGTCTGACATCATTATCTACGGCGAGGTTGTTTACAGCCCTTGCTGGAAACCCGGGTATGTTAAACCAACAACTCCAACGACAATATTCAGCGGAAATACTTCAACCAATGCAAGCATTAATGCAACTGTTTCCACGCCACAAATGCAGACGGTCAATGCTACGACTGTGCCCACTACTCCGCCGTACAAATGTAGCTCAGAATTCTACAACGCGACCATAAAAGTTTTATGTGTTATCAAAGGAGGATCCGTACCGCTGTTTATTCTGCTGGAAGGTCTGGGTCAGGGAAGTGGTGTGTGCTTGGATGAATCATATCATGATTACCACGCATATAATCAGCTAAAGTATTTGATCTTTATGGGAAG GGCGAAAGACATGCGCAGTCCTTGGCCCTTTTGGATCAACCCAGTGAACCATCAGTCAGCGGTTACAGAAGTTTCTGATGAAAGCATACTGGAATCAATATTTGAAATTGCGGGCCGTAATGCTCACCTGCCGAGTGGAGGAACTGAGCTCACTTCTGGAGGCATATGTAAACCCTACGTTAGCTCTGCAGATGACAGCTGCCCAGTATACGCCAGTTTTCTGTTGCTTTTGGCCTTTTTCGCTGGTTTGGTTCCCACTTCGTAA